A region of the Cytobacillus luteolus genome:
TCAGATATAGTAACAGGTGTACATTGTCAAAAATGCAATACACTCCCTCTACCTAGAATACGAGGAGGATGGTACTGCAACAAGTGTAATGTTAAAAGTACTAATGCCCATATTGAGTCACTTGTTGATTATTACTTTTTAGTAGGTGAGATAATATCAAACAGAGAATTTAGAGAGTTTTTAAACATTGAAAGTATCGTCACTTCCAGTAAGTTATTAGCTTCTCTAAATTTACCCTCCTTAGGTACCTTTAAGGACAAAGTCTATAATCTTAAACCACTAATTTTGAGGTAAATGTATTAATATTAAGTATTTTATTAAATGTGGAAAGTATTTTACCAAGAATAGAAAGTATTATATCTTCTAAGGAAAGTATTTATATCCAAAAGGAAAGTATTAAACCCGGAAAAGAAAGTATTACTAAAAAATTCCAAACAGACTCGCATATTTCCCCTCTAAACAATCAAATCACTAGCAAATCCCCCCACCCCACATTATAATCATTCTATAAATCTACCTTCGGAGGCAAAATCATGCTCATTAAATGGCTTTTCCCAATCTTAGCGTTATTAGGTGGGGTGGCAGTGGCAATTCAAGCGACCATAAATGGGGGATTAGGTAAAAAAGTGGGTACATTGGAAGGATCCCTTGTTTCGTTTGCAATCGGCACTCTCGCCTTGCTGTTTATTGTAATCTTCTTTGGAAAGGGGAACCTAACGGCAGTCACGACGATACCCAAATGGCAGTTAACTGGCGGGTTGCTTGGTGCATTCTATGTGTTCGTAGCCGTGCTCGTGGTTCCAAGAGTGGGTGTTGCAACTACCTTAACAGCCGTAATTGTGGGGCAGCTAGTTATGAGTGCCGTCATCGATCACTTCGGACTATTCGGCAGTAAACAAATCCCGTTTGATTGCAAAAGAGCTTTAGCATTAGTTCTGCTCGTGTGCTCACTATTTTTATTTTATAAAAAAGTGTGAAGAAATCACTGATTCAAGGTGATTTCTTTTTTTTACCCAAAAGACCATTGACAATTAAATGGAAAGGGATTATTGTATTAAGTGTACTAGTTAGTGTAATACACATAATACAATCATACATAAGCCAAAAAGCTGAAAGGAGGCTAAAACAAACTATGTATTTTAATTTAGATGAGCGTAGTAATACTCCAATTTGGGAGCAAATTGTGAATCAGGCGAAAGAGATGATTCTAAAAGGGATCCTCCAACCGAATGATAAACTCATGTCTGTTCGTGAATTAAGTTCGACTTTACTAGTAAATCCAAATACGGTGAGTAAGGCCTATCAAGAATTAGAAAGACAGGGCATCATTGTGACACGCAGAGGAAAAGGGACGTTCGTATCGGAGAATATCTCTACAAAACCTGATGAAGAAAGGATCGAAACAATGAAACAATCACTGAAAACTTTAATTGTAGAAGCTTCCTACTTAGGAATTGATAAGGATACATTTTTATCATGGGTACAAACGTATTTAGACGAGTTAGGGGGAGGAAAAGATGCTAACGGTAAGGAATCTGAGTAAAACCATTGAGGG
Encoded here:
- a CDS encoding DMT family transporter — its product is MKWLFPILALLGGVAVAIQATINGGLGKKVGTLEGSLVSFAIGTLALLFIVIFFGKGNLTAVTTIPKWQLTGGLLGAFYVFVAVLVVPRVGVATTLTAVIVGQLVMSAVIDHFGLFGSKQIPFDCKRALALVLLVCSLFLFYKKV
- a CDS encoding GntR family transcriptional regulator yields the protein MYFNLDERSNTPIWEQIVNQAKEMILKGILQPNDKLMSVRELSSTLLVNPNTVSKAYQELERQGIIVTRRGKGTFVSENISTKPDEERIETMKQSLKTLIVEASYLGIDKDTFLSWVQTYLDELGGGKDANGKESE